The following coding sequences lie in one Glycine max cultivar Williams 82 chromosome 19, Glycine_max_v4.0, whole genome shotgun sequence genomic window:
- the LOC100804864 gene encoding putative lysine-specific demethylase JMJ16 isoform X1: protein MEYGTKHYAFLLLVIMEADYGKDCTKSENRENLSVPPGFTSLTSFILKRDGNVKKSDKSTAFQIASEQEPIFMETIPEMNDISAYRQVLMHRPWIIADQSNHHKLEESHIKHLPMDPPLNDGRPKGIIHGCPNCSNCVKVTARWHPEDAIREVLEEAPTFHPTEEEFKDTLKYIASIRSRAEPYGMCRIVPPTCWKPPCSLEKKNIWEKSEFVAQIQRIDGHQLQHAQEIMASASGNTKTKRKRDVKVALDSQLGNRNTSTPNNQNVQKCDCESEPGPKFSLKTLKKYADIFKSQYFDYKDKKKIIGSNIKLAIHQQWEPSVENIEGEYGRIVQNPTEEIKVLCVNTLEAGVFSSGFPTVSDPVEAYTYPEYLKSGWNLNNILSLSGSLLCFESSEASRNFAPKIHMGMCFSPLNWKVEEHHLYSLYYVHLGEPKVWYGIPGKFAINFETIWKKYLPDLQAGQPDMHDNMVMQLSCSILKAEGIPVYRCIQYPREFVLVFPGSYHSGFDCGFNCSEAVSFAPLEWLLQGQNVVELYCEQRRKTLLSYDKLLLGAAREAVRVQWETNLCRKSTSDSLTYKDAYKKNGFLIKALNSRIQSESLKRKFLCTSLVSQRMDENFDATCKRECSICLRDLHLSAVGCSCSDNFACLDHAKQLCSCTWSNKTLFYRYEINNLNVLCQALDGKLSAVFKWAKEDLGLTLNSVASKRSKQSSKNIIGSTHPSQDLQMNEPVSQTASDESSKGKQRQLLDILNSSKTKENEVVPNSSKKKNEVVPNSSKKQNAVVSQVVRTFGGTHSSSYDIRSKMKTTVLQSTFADDKKGINSVGAKIDTKTLGHKFTISKEVGDPKVSKVPSVTNARYLPFLQDNVLADVSSDSSSTSMSSDSEDEDVQVANG from the exons ATGGAGTATGGAACAAAGCATTATGCTTTCCTCTTACTTG TGATTATGGAAGCAGATTATGGAAAGGATTGCACCAAATCTGAGAATAGAGAAAATCTTTCAGTTCCCCCTGGTTTTACGTCCCTGACATCTTTCATTTTGAAAAGGGATGGAAATGTTAAGAAAAGTGATAAATCTACAGCCTTTCAAATTGCATCCGAACAAGAGCCAATATTCATGGAGACTATTCCTGAGATGAATGACATTAGTGCTTATAGACAGGTTCTTATGCATCGGCCGTGGATAATCGCAGACCAGAGCAATCACCacaaacttgaggaatctcacATAAAGCATCTTCCTATG gatCCCCCTTTAAATGATGGTCGTCCAAAAGGGATCATACATGGATGTCCAAACTGCAGTAATTGTGTGAAG GTAACAGCAAGGTGGCATCCTGAGGATGCTAtaagagaagttttggaagaaGCTCCTACTTTCCACCCAACAGAAGAG GAATTCAAAGACACACTTAAATATATTGCAAGCATACGTTCCAGAGCAGAACCTTATGGAATGTGCCGTATTGTCCCTCCTACTTGCTGGAAACCACCATGCTCTCTTGAGAAAAAGAACATATGGGAAAAGTCTGAATTTGTTGCTCAGATTCAGCGAATTGATGGACACCAACTTCAGCATGCACAAGAAATTATGGCTAGTGCTAGTGGAAATACAAAAACCAAGAGAAAAAGAGATGTAAAAGTAGCTTTAGACTCTCAGCTTGGTAATAGAAACACCAGCACTCCAAATAACCAGAATGTTCAAAAATGTGACTGTGAGTCTGAACCTGGTCCTAAATTCAGTCTCAAAACATTAAAGAAATATGCAGACATATTTAAGAGTCAGTACTTTGATTACAAGGATAAGAAGAAGATTATAGGTTCCAATATAAAATTAGCTATACATCAGCAGTGGGAACCATCTGTGGAGAATATTGAAGGTGAATATGGACGGATTGTTCAAAATCCAACTGAAGAAATCAAG GTGCTTTGTGTTAACACTTTGGAGGCCGGAGTTTTTAGCAGTGGATTTCCGACAGTTTCTGATCCTGTGGAGGCATACACTTACCCTGAATATTTGAAATCTGGATGGAACTTGAATAATATACTTTCACTCTCAGGATCCCTTCTTTGTTTTGAAAGCTCTGAAGCTTCACGTAATTTTGCCCCCAAGATTCACATGGGAATGTGCTTCTCTCCACTCAACTGG AAAGTTGAAGAGCACCACTTATACTCATTATATTACGTGCATTTGGGTGAACCAAAAGTGTGGTATGGCATCCCAGGAAAATTTGCTATTAACTTTGAAACAATTTGGAAGAAGTATCTCCCTGATTTGCAAGCAGGACAGCCTGATATGCATGATAATATG GTGATGCAGCTATCATGCTCCATATTGAAGGCAGAGGGCATTCCTGTATATCGTTGTATTCAGTATCCTCGTGAGTTTGTTCTTGTCTTTCCCGGGTCATATCATTCAGGATTTGATTGTGGCTTCAACTGTTCTGAAGCAGTAAGTTTTGCTCCTCTTGAGTGGCTGCTTCAGGGACAGAATGTTGTAGAGCTATACTGTGAACAGAGGAGAAAGACATTACTTTCATATGATAAGCTTTTGCTAGGAGCAGCAAGGGAAGCTGTGAGGGTCCAATGGGAAACTAATCTGTGCAGGAAGAGCACATCAGATAGCTTAACATATAAAGatgcctataaaaaaaatgggttCTTAATAAAAGCTTTGAAC TCTCGCATCCAGAGTGAAAGTTTGAAGAGAAAATTTCTTTGCACTTCTTTGGTATCACAAAGAATGGATGAAAATTTTGATGCCACTTGTAAAAGGGAATGTAGTATTTGCCTCCGTGATTTACACTTGTCTGCTGTAGGTTGTTCATGTTCAGATAACTTTGCATGTCTTGATCATGCAAAACAGCTTTGTTCTTGCACTTGGAGCAACAAAACTCTCTTCTACCGTTATGAAATCAATAATTTGAATGTTCTTTGTCAAGCTTTGGATGGGAAATTAAGTGCAGTCTTTAAATGGGCTAAAGAGGATCTCGGATTAACTCTGAACTCTGTTGCCTCCAAGAGATCAAAACAAAGCTCAAAAAACATAATTGGTTCAACCCACCCTTCGCAAGATTTGCAGATGAATGAACCTGTATCGCAGACAGCATCAGATGAATCCTCAAAAGGGAAACAACGTCAATTGCTAGATATATTGAATtcatcaaaaacaaaagaaaatgaagtggTTCCGAAttcatcaaagaaaaaaaatgaggtggTTCCGAATTCATCAAAGAAACAAAATGCAGTCGTTTCCCAAGTTGTGCGGACTTTTGGTGGCACTCACAGTAGTTCTTATGACATTCGTTCAAAAATGAAGACAACTGTACTTCAGTCAACCTTTGCAGATGATAAGAAAGGAATCAATTCTGTTGGTGCCAAAATTGATACGAAGACACTTGGGCATAAGTTTACAATTTCAAAGGAAGTAGGAGATCCAAAAGTATCTAAAGTTCCTTCAGTTACAAACGCACGTTACTTGCCTTTTCTACAAGACAATGTGTTAGCTGATGTTTCATCTGATAGTTCGAGCACATCTATGTCGTCAGATTCTGAAGATGAAGATGTGCAAGTAGCTAATGGCTAA
- the LOC100804864 gene encoding putative lysine-specific demethylase JMJ16 isoform X2, which produces MEADYGKDCTKSENRENLSVPPGFTSLTSFILKRDGNVKKSDKSTAFQIASEQEPIFMETIPEMNDISAYRQVLMHRPWIIADQSNHHKLEESHIKHLPMDPPLNDGRPKGIIHGCPNCSNCVKVTARWHPEDAIREVLEEAPTFHPTEEEFKDTLKYIASIRSRAEPYGMCRIVPPTCWKPPCSLEKKNIWEKSEFVAQIQRIDGHQLQHAQEIMASASGNTKTKRKRDVKVALDSQLGNRNTSTPNNQNVQKCDCESEPGPKFSLKTLKKYADIFKSQYFDYKDKKKIIGSNIKLAIHQQWEPSVENIEGEYGRIVQNPTEEIKVLCVNTLEAGVFSSGFPTVSDPVEAYTYPEYLKSGWNLNNILSLSGSLLCFESSEASRNFAPKIHMGMCFSPLNWKVEEHHLYSLYYVHLGEPKVWYGIPGKFAINFETIWKKYLPDLQAGQPDMHDNMVMQLSCSILKAEGIPVYRCIQYPREFVLVFPGSYHSGFDCGFNCSEAVSFAPLEWLLQGQNVVELYCEQRRKTLLSYDKLLLGAAREAVRVQWETNLCRKSTSDSLTYKDAYKKNGFLIKALNSRIQSESLKRKFLCTSLVSQRMDENFDATCKRECSICLRDLHLSAVGCSCSDNFACLDHAKQLCSCTWSNKTLFYRYEINNLNVLCQALDGKLSAVFKWAKEDLGLTLNSVASKRSKQSSKNIIGSTHPSQDLQMNEPVSQTASDESSKGKQRQLLDILNSSKTKENEVVPNSSKKKNEVVPNSSKKQNAVVSQVVRTFGGTHSSSYDIRSKMKTTVLQSTFADDKKGINSVGAKIDTKTLGHKFTISKEVGDPKVSKVPSVTNARYLPFLQDNVLADVSSDSSSTSMSSDSEDEDVQVANG; this is translated from the exons ATGGAAGCAGATTATGGAAAGGATTGCACCAAATCTGAGAATAGAGAAAATCTTTCAGTTCCCCCTGGTTTTACGTCCCTGACATCTTTCATTTTGAAAAGGGATGGAAATGTTAAGAAAAGTGATAAATCTACAGCCTTTCAAATTGCATCCGAACAAGAGCCAATATTCATGGAGACTATTCCTGAGATGAATGACATTAGTGCTTATAGACAGGTTCTTATGCATCGGCCGTGGATAATCGCAGACCAGAGCAATCACCacaaacttgaggaatctcacATAAAGCATCTTCCTATG gatCCCCCTTTAAATGATGGTCGTCCAAAAGGGATCATACATGGATGTCCAAACTGCAGTAATTGTGTGAAG GTAACAGCAAGGTGGCATCCTGAGGATGCTAtaagagaagttttggaagaaGCTCCTACTTTCCACCCAACAGAAGAG GAATTCAAAGACACACTTAAATATATTGCAAGCATACGTTCCAGAGCAGAACCTTATGGAATGTGCCGTATTGTCCCTCCTACTTGCTGGAAACCACCATGCTCTCTTGAGAAAAAGAACATATGGGAAAAGTCTGAATTTGTTGCTCAGATTCAGCGAATTGATGGACACCAACTTCAGCATGCACAAGAAATTATGGCTAGTGCTAGTGGAAATACAAAAACCAAGAGAAAAAGAGATGTAAAAGTAGCTTTAGACTCTCAGCTTGGTAATAGAAACACCAGCACTCCAAATAACCAGAATGTTCAAAAATGTGACTGTGAGTCTGAACCTGGTCCTAAATTCAGTCTCAAAACATTAAAGAAATATGCAGACATATTTAAGAGTCAGTACTTTGATTACAAGGATAAGAAGAAGATTATAGGTTCCAATATAAAATTAGCTATACATCAGCAGTGGGAACCATCTGTGGAGAATATTGAAGGTGAATATGGACGGATTGTTCAAAATCCAACTGAAGAAATCAAG GTGCTTTGTGTTAACACTTTGGAGGCCGGAGTTTTTAGCAGTGGATTTCCGACAGTTTCTGATCCTGTGGAGGCATACACTTACCCTGAATATTTGAAATCTGGATGGAACTTGAATAATATACTTTCACTCTCAGGATCCCTTCTTTGTTTTGAAAGCTCTGAAGCTTCACGTAATTTTGCCCCCAAGATTCACATGGGAATGTGCTTCTCTCCACTCAACTGG AAAGTTGAAGAGCACCACTTATACTCATTATATTACGTGCATTTGGGTGAACCAAAAGTGTGGTATGGCATCCCAGGAAAATTTGCTATTAACTTTGAAACAATTTGGAAGAAGTATCTCCCTGATTTGCAAGCAGGACAGCCTGATATGCATGATAATATG GTGATGCAGCTATCATGCTCCATATTGAAGGCAGAGGGCATTCCTGTATATCGTTGTATTCAGTATCCTCGTGAGTTTGTTCTTGTCTTTCCCGGGTCATATCATTCAGGATTTGATTGTGGCTTCAACTGTTCTGAAGCAGTAAGTTTTGCTCCTCTTGAGTGGCTGCTTCAGGGACAGAATGTTGTAGAGCTATACTGTGAACAGAGGAGAAAGACATTACTTTCATATGATAAGCTTTTGCTAGGAGCAGCAAGGGAAGCTGTGAGGGTCCAATGGGAAACTAATCTGTGCAGGAAGAGCACATCAGATAGCTTAACATATAAAGatgcctataaaaaaaatgggttCTTAATAAAAGCTTTGAAC TCTCGCATCCAGAGTGAAAGTTTGAAGAGAAAATTTCTTTGCACTTCTTTGGTATCACAAAGAATGGATGAAAATTTTGATGCCACTTGTAAAAGGGAATGTAGTATTTGCCTCCGTGATTTACACTTGTCTGCTGTAGGTTGTTCATGTTCAGATAACTTTGCATGTCTTGATCATGCAAAACAGCTTTGTTCTTGCACTTGGAGCAACAAAACTCTCTTCTACCGTTATGAAATCAATAATTTGAATGTTCTTTGTCAAGCTTTGGATGGGAAATTAAGTGCAGTCTTTAAATGGGCTAAAGAGGATCTCGGATTAACTCTGAACTCTGTTGCCTCCAAGAGATCAAAACAAAGCTCAAAAAACATAATTGGTTCAACCCACCCTTCGCAAGATTTGCAGATGAATGAACCTGTATCGCAGACAGCATCAGATGAATCCTCAAAAGGGAAACAACGTCAATTGCTAGATATATTGAATtcatcaaaaacaaaagaaaatgaagtggTTCCGAAttcatcaaagaaaaaaaatgaggtggTTCCGAATTCATCAAAGAAACAAAATGCAGTCGTTTCCCAAGTTGTGCGGACTTTTGGTGGCACTCACAGTAGTTCTTATGACATTCGTTCAAAAATGAAGACAACTGTACTTCAGTCAACCTTTGCAGATGATAAGAAAGGAATCAATTCTGTTGGTGCCAAAATTGATACGAAGACACTTGGGCATAAGTTTACAATTTCAAAGGAAGTAGGAGATCCAAAAGTATCTAAAGTTCCTTCAGTTACAAACGCACGTTACTTGCCTTTTCTACAAGACAATGTGTTAGCTGATGTTTCATCTGATAGTTCGAGCACATCTATGTCGTCAGATTCTGAAGATGAAGATGTGCAAGTAGCTAATGGCTAA
- the LOC100805755 gene encoding probable arabinose 5-phosphate isomerase: MGSLPVPAFPSKHCLDESSHIDEATLSALFKSQQSHLNFFFDHIDHSQTLAFTRALLNAAGTVFFTGVGKSGFVAHKISQTLVSLGVRSAFLSPVDALHGDIGILTNRDVLILLSKSGATEELLRLVPCARAKGALLIALTSVEGNALAAACDMSVHLPLQRELCPFNLAPVTSTAIQMVFGDTVAIALMEARNLTKEEYAANHPAGKIGKSLIFKVKDVMKKQDELPICRESDLIMDQLVELTTKGCGCLLVIGDGYRLIGTFTDGDLRRTLRASGEAIFKLTVGQMCNRNPRTIGPEAMAVDAMKKMEAPPSPVQFLPVINDESILIGIVTLHGLVSAGL; encoded by the exons ATGGGTTCTCTCCCTGTGCCCGCATTTCCATCCAAACACTGCCTTGACGAGAGCAGCCACATTGACGAAGCCACCCTCTCGGCGCTATTCAAGTCGCAGCAGAGCCACCTGAACTTCTTCTTCGACCACATCGACCACTCCCAAACCCTAGCCTTCACGCGCGCGCTCCTCAATGCCGCCGGCACCGTCTTCTTCACCGGCGTCGGAAAATCCGGCTTCGTCGCGCACAAGATCTCGCAGACGCTCGTCTCTCTGGGCGTTCGCTCCGCGTTCCTCTCGCCGGTGGACGCTCTCCACGGCGACATTGGAATCCTCACCAATCGCGATGTGCTCATCCTCCTCAGCAAGTCCGGCGCCACCGAGGAGCTCCTCCGCCTTGTGCCGTGTGCGAGGGCCAAAGGCGCGCTCCTCATCGCGCTCACCTCCGTTGAAGGCAACGCGCTCGCCGCGGCGTGCGACATGTCCGTGCATTTGCCGCTCCAGAGAGAGCTCTGTCCGTTCAACCTCGCGCCGGTGACATCCACCGCTATTCAAATGGTGTTCGGCGACACCGTCGCCATCGCGCTCATGGAGGCGAGGAATCTCACCAAGGAGGAGTACGCCGCGAACCATCCCGCCGGCAAGATCGGGAAGAGCCTCATCTTCAAG GTGAAGGATGTGATGAAGAAACAGGACGAGCTTCCAATTTGCAGAGAATCGGATTTGATTATGGATCAGCTCGTGGAACTCACAACTAAAGGATGCGGATGCCTCCTCGTTATCGGTGACGGTTACCGTCTGATCGGAACGTTCACCGACGGTGATCTCCGTCGTACTCTCCGAGCCAGCGGAGAAGCCATTTTCAAACTCACTGTTGGGCAAATGTGCAACAG GAATCCGAGAACTATTGGTCCGGAGGCAATGGCGGTGGATGCGATGAAGAAGATGGAGGCACCTCCATCGCCGGTTCAGTTTTTGCCTGTGATAAACGATGAAAGTATCTTGATTGGGATTGTGACCTTGCATGGTTTGGTTTCAGCTGGCTTGTGA
- the LOC100804864 gene encoding putative lysine-specific demethylase JMJ16 isoform X3, which yields MEYGTKHYAFLLLVIMEADYGKDCTKSENRENLSVPPGFTSLTSFILKRDGNVKKSDKSTAFQIASEQEPIFMETIPEMNDISAYRQVLMHRPWIIADQSNHHKLEESHIKHLPMDPPLNDGRPKGIIHGCPNCSNCVKVTARWHPEDAIREVLEEAPTFHPTEEEFKDTLKYIASIRSRAEPYGMCRIVPPTCWKPPCSLEKKNIWEKSEFVAQIQRIDGHQLQHAQEIMASASGNTKTKRKRDVKVALDSQLGNRNTSTPNNQNVQKCDCESEPGPKFSLKTLKKYADIFKSQYFDYKDKKKIIGSNIKLAIHQQWEPSVENIEGEYGRIVQNPTEEIKVLCVNTLEAGVFSSGFPTVSDPVEAYTYPEYLKSGWNLNNILSLSGSLLCFESSEASRNFAPKIHMGMCFSPLNWVMQLSCSILKAEGIPVYRCIQYPREFVLVFPGSYHSGFDCGFNCSEAVSFAPLEWLLQGQNVVELYCEQRRKTLLSYDKLLLGAAREAVRVQWETNLCRKSTSDSLTYKDAYKKNGFLIKALNSRIQSESLKRKFLCTSLVSQRMDENFDATCKRECSICLRDLHLSAVGCSCSDNFACLDHAKQLCSCTWSNKTLFYRYEINNLNVLCQALDGKLSAVFKWAKEDLGLTLNSVASKRSKQSSKNIIGSTHPSQDLQMNEPVSQTASDESSKGKQRQLLDILNSSKTKENEVVPNSSKKKNEVVPNSSKKQNAVVSQVVRTFGGTHSSSYDIRSKMKTTVLQSTFADDKKGINSVGAKIDTKTLGHKFTISKEVGDPKVSKVPSVTNARYLPFLQDNVLADVSSDSSSTSMSSDSEDEDVQVANG from the exons ATGGAGTATGGAACAAAGCATTATGCTTTCCTCTTACTTG TGATTATGGAAGCAGATTATGGAAAGGATTGCACCAAATCTGAGAATAGAGAAAATCTTTCAGTTCCCCCTGGTTTTACGTCCCTGACATCTTTCATTTTGAAAAGGGATGGAAATGTTAAGAAAAGTGATAAATCTACAGCCTTTCAAATTGCATCCGAACAAGAGCCAATATTCATGGAGACTATTCCTGAGATGAATGACATTAGTGCTTATAGACAGGTTCTTATGCATCGGCCGTGGATAATCGCAGACCAGAGCAATCACCacaaacttgaggaatctcacATAAAGCATCTTCCTATG gatCCCCCTTTAAATGATGGTCGTCCAAAAGGGATCATACATGGATGTCCAAACTGCAGTAATTGTGTGAAG GTAACAGCAAGGTGGCATCCTGAGGATGCTAtaagagaagttttggaagaaGCTCCTACTTTCCACCCAACAGAAGAG GAATTCAAAGACACACTTAAATATATTGCAAGCATACGTTCCAGAGCAGAACCTTATGGAATGTGCCGTATTGTCCCTCCTACTTGCTGGAAACCACCATGCTCTCTTGAGAAAAAGAACATATGGGAAAAGTCTGAATTTGTTGCTCAGATTCAGCGAATTGATGGACACCAACTTCAGCATGCACAAGAAATTATGGCTAGTGCTAGTGGAAATACAAAAACCAAGAGAAAAAGAGATGTAAAAGTAGCTTTAGACTCTCAGCTTGGTAATAGAAACACCAGCACTCCAAATAACCAGAATGTTCAAAAATGTGACTGTGAGTCTGAACCTGGTCCTAAATTCAGTCTCAAAACATTAAAGAAATATGCAGACATATTTAAGAGTCAGTACTTTGATTACAAGGATAAGAAGAAGATTATAGGTTCCAATATAAAATTAGCTATACATCAGCAGTGGGAACCATCTGTGGAGAATATTGAAGGTGAATATGGACGGATTGTTCAAAATCCAACTGAAGAAATCAAG GTGCTTTGTGTTAACACTTTGGAGGCCGGAGTTTTTAGCAGTGGATTTCCGACAGTTTCTGATCCTGTGGAGGCATACACTTACCCTGAATATTTGAAATCTGGATGGAACTTGAATAATATACTTTCACTCTCAGGATCCCTTCTTTGTTTTGAAAGCTCTGAAGCTTCACGTAATTTTGCCCCCAAGATTCACATGGGAATGTGCTTCTCTCCACTCAACTGG GTGATGCAGCTATCATGCTCCATATTGAAGGCAGAGGGCATTCCTGTATATCGTTGTATTCAGTATCCTCGTGAGTTTGTTCTTGTCTTTCCCGGGTCATATCATTCAGGATTTGATTGTGGCTTCAACTGTTCTGAAGCAGTAAGTTTTGCTCCTCTTGAGTGGCTGCTTCAGGGACAGAATGTTGTAGAGCTATACTGTGAACAGAGGAGAAAGACATTACTTTCATATGATAAGCTTTTGCTAGGAGCAGCAAGGGAAGCTGTGAGGGTCCAATGGGAAACTAATCTGTGCAGGAAGAGCACATCAGATAGCTTAACATATAAAGatgcctataaaaaaaatgggttCTTAATAAAAGCTTTGAAC TCTCGCATCCAGAGTGAAAGTTTGAAGAGAAAATTTCTTTGCACTTCTTTGGTATCACAAAGAATGGATGAAAATTTTGATGCCACTTGTAAAAGGGAATGTAGTATTTGCCTCCGTGATTTACACTTGTCTGCTGTAGGTTGTTCATGTTCAGATAACTTTGCATGTCTTGATCATGCAAAACAGCTTTGTTCTTGCACTTGGAGCAACAAAACTCTCTTCTACCGTTATGAAATCAATAATTTGAATGTTCTTTGTCAAGCTTTGGATGGGAAATTAAGTGCAGTCTTTAAATGGGCTAAAGAGGATCTCGGATTAACTCTGAACTCTGTTGCCTCCAAGAGATCAAAACAAAGCTCAAAAAACATAATTGGTTCAACCCACCCTTCGCAAGATTTGCAGATGAATGAACCTGTATCGCAGACAGCATCAGATGAATCCTCAAAAGGGAAACAACGTCAATTGCTAGATATATTGAATtcatcaaaaacaaaagaaaatgaagtggTTCCGAAttcatcaaagaaaaaaaatgaggtggTTCCGAATTCATCAAAGAAACAAAATGCAGTCGTTTCCCAAGTTGTGCGGACTTTTGGTGGCACTCACAGTAGTTCTTATGACATTCGTTCAAAAATGAAGACAACTGTACTTCAGTCAACCTTTGCAGATGATAAGAAAGGAATCAATTCTGTTGGTGCCAAAATTGATACGAAGACACTTGGGCATAAGTTTACAATTTCAAAGGAAGTAGGAGATCCAAAAGTATCTAAAGTTCCTTCAGTTACAAACGCACGTTACTTGCCTTTTCTACAAGACAATGTGTTAGCTGATGTTTCATCTGATAGTTCGAGCACATCTATGTCGTCAGATTCTGAAGATGAAGATGTGCAAGTAGCTAATGGCTAA